One segment of Mangifera indica cultivar Alphonso unplaced genomic scaffold, CATAS_Mindica_2.1 Un_0002, whole genome shotgun sequence DNA contains the following:
- the LOC123205232 gene encoding probable disease resistance protein At1g61190 yields the protein MEIVTAPVSSISEIIFNRLFDAAGRQIGYLLNYNDNIKALQKQAHELKATRDSIQVIIDAAARNREIILPNVQSWISEVDNVFAEAETLLEDEGNANKMCFRGWCINLRLFYRFSKQAKQKIAKITQLQEHGKFQTLSQPAPPPAGIISPTVGFSGIFKSRESIKNEIMEALKDDKVSIVGICGLGGVGKTTLVKQVGILAKEQKLFDSIVMVVVSQTPNIMNIQREIAHILDLKSLSDCPSSLWERIKGEKRILIILDDIWRRIQLEEIGIPFGKDHGGCKIVLTSRRKNVCDQMGCDKTFTVGTLTKQESWSLFKELVGMDAENSIISSIAREVTAECDGLPIAIVTVARALKNRECMSGVMPYNNLKVQHQQTLKECMKVAQTQPYILSENAGTSLKEWPKKDTFKDLMCISLMLNDIKEVLDAIECPMLQSLLLQRNSTLVVPNNFFQGMKNLGVLDLSETQLSPLPESLSFLVNLRTLYLNGCKLGDLSIIGDLSKLDILSLYGSNVREIPISFRQLTHMRLLDLNNCKKLTRITLGVISSLCKLEELYVLKSFRLWDLEGDGGDSRSNAKLAELQFLRKLEDNNCCIYNCSFVSEHIETLEEIAMVYRKLALVSGIQNW from the exons ATGGAAATTGTTACTGCACCTGTGAGTTCCATTTCTGAGATTATTTTCAACCGTTTGTTTGATGCAGCAGGCCGTCAGATTGGTTACCTGCTCAACTACAATGACAACATCAAAGCATTACAAAAGCAAGCTCACGAACTCAAGGCTACCAGAGACAGCATTCAAGTTATAATTGATGCTGCTGCaagaaacagagaaattatCTTACCTAATGTCCAAAGCTGGATATCAGAGGTTGACAATGTCTTTGCAGAAGCAGAAACGTTATTGGAAGATGAAGGCAATGCGAACAAGATGTGCTTCAGAGGGTGGTGCATCAATCTCAGATTGTTCTACCGGTTCAGCAAGCAGGCAAAGCAGAAGATAGCCAAGATCACTCAGCTCCAAGAACATGGAAAATTCCAAACTCTATCTCAGCCTGCTCCTCCTCCTGCGGGCATTATCTCTCCAACTGTGGGATTTTCTGGAATTTTCAAATCCAGAGaatcaatcaagaatgaaattatggAGGCCTTGAAGGATGACAAGGTCAGCATAGTTGGAATATGTGGGTTGGGGGGTGTGGGTAAGACCACACTAGTGAAACAAGTTGGCATACTAGCCAAAGAGCAAAAGTTGTTTGATTCAATAGTTATGGTGGTTGTGTCCCAAACCCCAAATATCATGAATATTCAAAGAGAAATTGCACACATTCTGGATCTGAAATCATTATCTGATTGTCCAAGTTCTCTATGGGAGAGAATTAAGGGGGAAAAACGAATCCTCATAATATTGGATGATATTTGGAGAAGAATTCAATTGGAGGAGATTGGCATTCCTTTTGGGAAGGACCATGGAGGTTGTAAGATCGTGCTTACCTCTCGGAGGAAAAATGTATGCGATCAAATGGGCTGTGACAAGACATTTACTGTTGGAACTTTGACAAAACAGGAGTCATGGTCGCTATTCAAGGAGCTTGTTGGAATGGATGCTGAAAATTCTATTATAAGCTCAATAGCAAGAGAAGTAACTGCTGAATGTGATGGTCTGCCGATTGCAATCGTGACCGTAGCCAGGGCACTGAAGAACAGGGAATGCATGAGTGGCGTGATGCCTTACAACAACTTAAAAGTTCAACATCAACAAACATTGAAGGAATGCATGAAAGT CGCCCAAACACAACCATACATTCTTAGTGAAAATGCTGGTACTAGTTTGAAAGAGTGGCCAAAAAAAGATACATTCAAAGATCTCATGTGTATCTCATTGatgttaaatgatattaaagaaGTACTAGATGCGATAGAATGCCCAATGTTGCAATCGTTACTACTACAACGAAATTCCACATTGGTTGTccctaacaatttctttcaaggCATGAAAAATCTTGGAGTTCTAGATTTAAGTGAAACTCAATTATCGCCATTGCCTGAGTCACTTTCCTTTCTTGTAAACCTTAGAACTTTGTATCTTAATGGTTGCAAATTGGGTGACTTATCTATAATTGGAGATCTTAGCAAACTAGATATTCTTAGCCTTTATGGTTCTAATGTTAGGGAAATCCCCATATCTTTTAGGCAATTAACTCATATGAGGcttttagatttgaataattGTAAAAAGTTGACACGAATAACACTTGGTGTCATATCCTCTCTTTGTAAATTAGAGGAGTTGTACgttttgaaaagttttagaCTTTGGGATTTAGAAGGAGATGGGGGAGATTCAAGAAGCAATGCGAAGCTTGCTGAGTTACAATTCTT GAGGAAATTAGAAGACAACAATTGTTGTATTTACAATTGTAG